In Acidobacteriota bacterium, a single window of DNA contains:
- a CDS encoding peptidase M14 family protein, whose translation MRNVCLSWLVTLAFVSSPLAQSQVTPPEKFFGHQLGADRKLARWDRIVEYFRTLEKQSGRMNVVDMGPSTMGQPFLLAFISSPANLAKLEHYRQMNAKLSDPRGVPETEIRKIVADGKAVIVQSMSLHATEVGGSQMAPELAYDLIARDDPETRRILDNVIFLMVPSFNPDGQVMVTDWYRKYVGTEYEGSSLPWLYHKYVGHDNNRDAFQTNMIESQYMAKILFREWIPQAYIDHHHMGSYGARLYVPPYAEPVRPSADPLVWREMSWYGGHIAYKEEEQSKPGIVNAAIYSGWGHFGFHWITPFHNIAGMLTESASARLATPLYIHPDQLRGDTRGLPAYEEQTTFPNPWPGGWWRLRDIVEQQKISAWAALDLAARNRETVLWNAYLKAKRQTERGAKGNPAAYVIPAAQHDPLTALKLVQKLLTQGIEVQQSKGEFRSGGMVFGAGSFVVPMAQPKMGVARWLLGRTFYPDNTYTRDRENNPIRPYDMSTDTMAEFMGVAVEPVEHAVNADLVKVAEIAAAGSIAKGAAGFVLDGRQNDSFRAVNVLLDKNVAVRRAAEDSPDGRVKAGDFLVASAPEPALADAAKASGVDFAPLRTDVKQAHEITRARIGMYQRYGGGNMDEGWTRFLLEQWGFAYTSLSDKDVKAGGLESRFDVVVLPADSVAAMTGERPEGAAAGRGGSGGGEQNIPPEYRSGFGREGVDALKAFVQKGGTLLTFGEAGALPIDRFGLPLRNVVAGRKTTEFWCPGSTLRVTFNTRNPLAFGMPTQGLVTFLAGSQVYEIAPTERNEQVEVIATYADRDILQSGWLLGGPIIAKKAAMVSVAHGAGRVVLAGFRPQHRAQTHGTFKLVFNALLRAR comes from the coding sequence ATGCGAAACGTGTGCTTGTCATGGCTCGTCACGCTCGCCTTCGTCTCTTCTCCGCTCGCGCAATCGCAGGTGACGCCGCCCGAGAAGTTCTTCGGGCACCAGCTCGGCGCCGACCGCAAGCTGGCACGCTGGGACCGGATCGTCGAGTACTTCCGTACGCTCGAGAAACAGAGCGGCCGGATGAACGTGGTCGACATGGGCCCCTCAACGATGGGGCAGCCCTTCCTGCTGGCGTTCATTTCCTCGCCGGCGAACCTGGCGAAGCTCGAACACTACCGGCAGATGAATGCGAAGCTGAGCGATCCGCGCGGCGTCCCCGAAACGGAGATCAGGAAGATTGTGGCCGACGGGAAGGCCGTCATCGTCCAGTCGATGTCGCTGCACGCCACCGAGGTCGGCGGCAGCCAGATGGCGCCCGAACTCGCCTACGACCTGATCGCGCGCGACGACCCGGAAACCCGACGCATCCTGGACAACGTCATCTTCCTGATGGTGCCCTCCTTCAACCCTGACGGCCAGGTGATGGTCACCGACTGGTACCGCAAGTACGTCGGCACCGAGTACGAGGGCTCCAGTCTGCCCTGGCTGTATCACAAGTACGTGGGGCACGATAACAACCGCGATGCGTTCCAGACGAACATGATCGAGTCGCAGTACATGGCGAAGATCCTGTTCCGCGAGTGGATCCCGCAGGCCTACATCGATCACCACCACATGGGCAGCTACGGCGCGCGGCTGTACGTGCCGCCGTACGCCGAGCCGGTCCGGCCATCCGCCGATCCGCTCGTCTGGCGCGAGATGAGCTGGTACGGCGGGCACATCGCCTACAAGGAAGAGGAGCAGAGCAAGCCCGGGATCGTGAACGCCGCCATCTATTCGGGCTGGGGGCATTTCGGGTTCCATTGGATCACGCCGTTCCACAACATCGCCGGCATGCTCACCGAGTCGGCCAGCGCGCGCCTCGCGACGCCGCTCTACATCCATCCCGACCAGCTGCGCGGCGACACGCGCGGGCTGCCGGCCTACGAGGAACAGACGACGTTCCCGAACCCGTGGCCCGGCGGCTGGTGGCGGCTCCGCGACATCGTCGAGCAACAGAAGATCTCGGCCTGGGCGGCGCTCGACCTGGCGGCGCGCAACCGCGAAACCGTGCTGTGGAACGCGTATCTCAAGGCGAAGCGGCAGACCGAGCGTGGCGCGAAGGGAAACCCGGCCGCGTACGTGATTCCCGCGGCGCAGCACGATCCGCTGACGGCGCTGAAGCTCGTGCAGAAGCTCCTGACGCAGGGAATCGAAGTCCAGCAGTCGAAAGGCGAGTTCCGATCCGGCGGCATGGTCTTCGGGGCCGGATCGTTCGTCGTGCCGATGGCGCAGCCCAAGATGGGGGTCGCGCGGTGGCTGCTCGGCCGCACGTTCTACCCCGATAACACCTACACGCGCGACCGCGAGAACAACCCGATTCGCCCGTACGACATGTCCACCGACACAATGGCGGAGTTCATGGGGGTCGCCGTCGAGCCGGTCGAGCACGCGGTGAACGCCGATCTCGTGAAGGTAGCCGAGATTGCGGCCGCGGGCTCGATCGCGAAGGGCGCCGCCGGGTTCGTGCTCGACGGGCGCCAGAACGACAGCTTCCGCGCGGTGAATGTTCTGCTCGACAAGAACGTCGCGGTCCGCCGCGCCGCCGAGGACAGCCCGGACGGCCGCGTGAAGGCCGGAGACTTCCTCGTCGCATCGGCGCCCGAGCCGGCGCTTGCAGACGCCGCGAAAGCCAGTGGTGTCGACTTCGCGCCCCTCAGGACCGACGTCAAGCAGGCGCACGAGATCACGCGCGCGCGTATCGGGATGTACCAGCGTTACGGCGGCGGCAACATGGACGAGGGATGGACGCGATTCCTCCTCGAGCAGTGGGGCTTCGCGTACACGTCGCTGTCTGACAAGGACGTCAAGGCTGGCGGACTCGAGTCGAGGTTCGACGTCGTCGTTCTGCCCGCAGATTCCGTCGCGGCCATGACGGGTGAGCGTCCGGAAGGCGCGGCCGCGGGCCGCGGCGGGTCCGGCGGCGGCGAGCAGAACATCCCGCCGGAGTACCGGTCCGGCTTCGGCCGCGAAGGGGTGGACGCGCTGAAGGCGTTCGTGCAGAAGGGGGGCACGCTGCTGACCTTCGGCGAGGCAGGCGCGCTTCCGATCGACCGCTTCGGCCTGCCGCTCCGCAACGTAGTGGCGGGGCGGAAGACGACGGAGTTCTGGTGCCCCGGATCGACGCTTCGCGTGACGTTCAACACGCGCAACCCGCTGGCCTTCGGCATGCCCACGCAGGGGCTCGTGACGTTTCTCGCCGGCAGCCAGGTCTACGAGATCGCGCCGACCGAGCGCAACGAGCAGGTGGAGGTCATCGCCACCTATGCGGACCGCGACATCCTGCAAAGCGGCTGGCTGCTCGGAGGGCCGATCATCGCCAAAAAAGCCGCCATGGTGTCGGTCGCGCACGGCGCGGGCCGCGTCGTTCTGGCCGGGTTCAGGCCGCAACACCGCGCGCAGACCCACGGCACGTTCAAGCTGGTGTTCAACGCCCTGCTGAGGGCGCGTTAA
- a CDS encoding sigma-70 family RNA polymerase sigma factor: MTLTLADIERLRARAADAEDHVALEMDEDTFRGFYDRTARPLRSYLARVADPREADDLLQETYYRFLRGRTRYESEEHRRNSLFTIATNVARDRRRRRRADPVAGATGAVEDLASAGDRTAPHAETRADVGRAMGRLKPRERGLLWLAYGQGWSHREIAGALGLRPASIKPLLFRARRRLASLLRAGAPGAREIGR, encoded by the coding sequence ATGACCCTCACGCTTGCCGACATCGAACGCCTGCGCGCCCGGGCGGCGGACGCGGAGGACCACGTCGCGCTGGAAATGGACGAGGATACCTTCCGCGGTTTTTACGACCGCACGGCGCGCCCGCTGCGGTCGTACCTCGCGCGCGTGGCCGATCCGCGGGAGGCCGACGACCTGCTCCAGGAGACCTACTACCGGTTCCTGCGCGGCCGAACGCGGTATGAAAGCGAGGAGCACCGGCGGAACTCGCTGTTCACGATTGCCACCAACGTGGCGCGCGACCGCCGGCGGCGCCGGCGCGCGGATCCGGTCGCCGGTGCGACCGGTGCCGTCGAGGATCTCGCTTCCGCCGGCGACCGCACGGCACCGCACGCCGAAACACGGGCCGACGTCGGCCGGGCGATGGGACGGCTCAAGCCACGGGAACGCGGGCTGTTGTGGCTGGCGTACGGGCAGGGATGGTCGCATCGCGAGATCGCCGGCGCGCTGGGACTGCGGCCGGCGAGCATCAAGCCGCTGCTGTTCCGCGCGCGGCGCAGGCTGGCCAGCCTGCTGCGTGCGGGCGCCCCCGGCGCCAGGGAGATCGGGCGATGA
- a CDS encoding TCR/Tet family MFS transporter → MAFIFVTVVLDVLAFGIIIPVLPRLVEDFLGGNTARAAEIYGLFGTIWALMQFFFSPVLGSLSDRFGRRPVILLSNFGLGIDYVFMALAPSLGWLFLGRLISGVTGASFTTASAYIADVTPPERRAASYGVLGAAFGVGFVLGPAVGGVLGSYDPRYPFWGAAALTLVNASYGALILPESLPAEKRRPFSWTRANPLGALRLLRSHPELLGLASVNFLYYLSHQVLQSVFVLYAGFRYGWEERTMGLMLALIGGLSVIVQGGLVKPLVARLGERRALLTGLLFGACGFAAYGLAPTGWWFAAVTPIFSMMGLYGPSAQGLMTRRVSPSEQGQLSGANSSVMGMTGMVGPALFTVIFAAFIHALPGAPFLLAAGFMIIAAAIAWVVTRSGP, encoded by the coding sequence ATCGCCTTCATCTTCGTCACCGTCGTCCTCGACGTGCTCGCCTTCGGCATCATCATCCCCGTGCTGCCGCGGCTGGTGGAGGATTTTCTCGGCGGCAATACCGCGCGGGCGGCGGAGATCTACGGGCTGTTCGGCACGATCTGGGCGCTGATGCAGTTCTTTTTCTCGCCCGTGCTGGGATCCCTGTCGGATCGGTTCGGCCGCCGCCCGGTGATCCTCCTGTCGAACTTCGGGCTGGGGATCGACTACGTCTTCATGGCGCTGGCGCCGTCGCTCGGCTGGCTGTTCCTCGGACGGCTGATCTCGGGGGTCACCGGCGCCAGTTTCACGACGGCGAGCGCGTATATCGCCGACGTGACGCCGCCGGAAAGACGCGCCGCCAGCTACGGCGTGCTCGGCGCGGCGTTCGGCGTCGGGTTCGTGCTCGGGCCCGCGGTGGGCGGCGTGCTCGGCAGCTACGATCCGCGGTACCCGTTCTGGGGCGCCGCGGCGCTCACGCTCGTCAACGCCAGCTACGGCGCGCTCATCCTGCCCGAGTCGCTGCCCGCCGAGAAGCGCCGCCCCTTCTCGTGGACCCGCGCGAATCCGCTCGGCGCGCTGCGGCTGCTGCGCTCGCATCCCGAGCTGCTCGGGCTCGCCTCGGTGAATTTTCTCTACTACCTCTCGCACCAGGTGCTCCAGAGCGTGTTCGTCCTGTATGCCGGCTTTCGGTACGGCTGGGAGGAGCGCACGATGGGCCTGATGCTCGCGCTGATCGGCGGGCTGAGCGTGATCGTGCAGGGAGGCCTGGTGAAGCCGCTCGTCGCGCGGCTTGGCGAGCGGCGCGCGCTGCTCACAGGGTTGTTGTTCGGCGCCTGCGGCTTCGCCGCGTACGGGCTCGCGCCCACCGGGTGGTGGTTCGCGGCCGTGACGCCGATCTTCTCGATGATGGGTCTCTACGGGCCGTCGGCGCAGGGGCTGATGACCAGGCGCGTCAGCCCGTCGGAACAGGGACAGCTGTCCGGTGCCAACAGCAGCGTCATGGGCATGACCGGCATGGTCGGCCCGGCGCTGTTCACCGTGATCTTCGCGGCGTTCATCCACGCGCTCCCCGGCGCGCCGTTCCTGCTCGCGGCCGGGTTCATGATCATCGCGGCCGCCATTGCGTGGGTCGTCACGCGGAGCGGGCCGTGA
- a CDS encoding M28 family peptidase: MMNSRLLCAAAMSLSLAAAPGIDATALLRDLELLASDEMEGRRPGTAGHDRARAYIVRRFGESGLEPVGGAYEQAFTFAARPGGTPARQRGTNVIGVVRGRIRPGLAFVVTAHYDHLGVRNGVVFNGANDNASGTAALFALASSLTAHPPAHTFIFAALDAEEAGLAGARALLDAPPVSRDAIVANVNLDMIARDPGNTLYAAGTFHHPHLKPALQRVARRAAVRLVFGHDGPGAPRVEDWTRGSDHYAFHQLGIPFVYFGVEDVAHHHKASDDFGTISREFYANAVETIAAALEELDRPAAGIPLNSSSRIDSAHARSPKERQSKRP, translated from the coding sequence GTGATGAACAGCCGGCTGCTGTGCGCCGCGGCCATGTCGCTGTCGCTGGCCGCTGCGCCGGGGATCGACGCCACCGCGCTCCTGCGGGATCTCGAGCTGCTGGCAAGCGACGAGATGGAAGGGCGCAGGCCCGGCACTGCCGGCCACGACCGCGCGCGCGCCTACATCGTCCGCCGGTTCGGCGAGTCCGGCCTCGAGCCCGTGGGCGGCGCCTACGAGCAGGCGTTCACGTTCGCGGCACGACCCGGGGGGACGCCGGCGCGCCAGCGCGGAACGAACGTCATCGGCGTGGTGCGCGGACGCATTCGTCCCGGTCTCGCTTTCGTGGTCACCGCGCACTACGACCACCTCGGCGTGCGCAACGGCGTGGTGTTCAACGGCGCGAACGACAACGCCTCGGGTACCGCGGCGCTCTTCGCGCTGGCGTCCTCTCTGACAGCACACCCGCCGGCGCACACGTTCATCTTCGCCGCGCTCGACGCGGAAGAGGCCGGCCTGGCCGGGGCGCGCGCCCTCCTCGACGCGCCGCCCGTCAGCCGGGACGCGATCGTGGCCAACGTGAACCTCGACATGATCGCGCGCGATCCCGGGAACACGCTCTACGCGGCGGGCACCTTCCACCATCCGCACCTCAAGCCAGCTCTCCAGCGCGTGGCGCGCCGCGCCGCGGTGCGGTTGGTTTTCGGGCACGACGGTCCGGGCGCTCCGCGCGTCGAGGATTGGACCCGCGGGTCGGACCACTACGCGTTCCACCAGCTCGGCATCCCCTTCGTGTACTTCGGGGTCGAGGACGTGGCCCACCACCACAAGGCCAGCGATGATTTCGGTACGATCTCGCGCGAGTTCTACGCGAACGCGGTGGAGACGATCGCGGCGGCACTCGAGGAGCTGGATCGCCCCGCCGCCGGGATCCCGTTGAATTCTTCATCACGCATCGATTCGGCGCACGCGCGTTCGCCGAAGGAGCGGCAGTCGAAGCGGCCGTAG
- a CDS encoding DUF1330 domain-containing protein has translation MPAYIVVSVDVKDPVRYEDYKRMVPPTLPPYGGRFLVRGGAVQVREGKWAPRRLVILEFPSVERAQAWYDSPEYAGAKALRQATSSADLLIVEGISDYKKGR, from the coding sequence ATGCCCGCGTACATCGTGGTGAGTGTGGACGTGAAAGACCCGGTCCGGTACGAAGACTACAAGCGGATGGTGCCCCCCACCCTTCCTCCCTATGGCGGCCGCTTCCTCGTCCGCGGCGGCGCCGTGCAGGTGCGGGAGGGGAAATGGGCGCCAAGACGGCTCGTGATCCTGGAATTTCCGAGCGTCGAGCGCGCCCAGGCCTGGTACGACTCCCCGGAATACGCCGGCGCCAAGGCCCTCCGGCAGGCTACTTCTTCCGCCGATCTGCTGATTGTCGAGGGCATTTCGGATTACAAAAAAGGACGTTGA
- a CDS encoding DmsE family decaheme c-type cytochrome has protein sequence MHSPRYFTRAALAMAMLIALVGVIGAARATAAKKPAAPAAKALKAAVAQSPEDFVGEETCLTCHEGKEYTGTAHGLRTNAKTPAANHGCESCHGAGKAHVEGEGDKTKIIRPQALSASEASETCTTCHTKTTHALWAGSQHDQRNVGCLTCHSVHASKGPSQIKAASEQELCASCHRNVVNKMNRASHMPVREGKLSCSSCHNPHGTANMRLLKTGTTVNESCTSCHAEKRGPTLWEHAPVADGCVNCHDPHGSNNDRMLSAKMPFLCQRCHVTARHPPTVYEGYLLKNSTNANKIFGRSCVSCHQLVHGSNAPSGKAFLR, from the coding sequence ATGCACTCACCCCGCTATTTCACGAGAGCGGCGCTGGCGATGGCGATGCTGATCGCACTCGTCGGCGTGATCGGGGCGGCCCGCGCGACCGCCGCGAAGAAGCCGGCAGCGCCGGCGGCCAAGGCTCTCAAGGCGGCCGTTGCCCAGAGCCCCGAGGACTTCGTCGGAGAGGAAACCTGTCTGACGTGTCACGAGGGGAAGGAATACACCGGCACCGCTCACGGCCTGAGGACGAACGCCAAGACCCCCGCGGCCAACCACGGCTGCGAGAGCTGCCACGGCGCCGGCAAGGCGCACGTGGAAGGCGAAGGCGACAAGACCAAGATCATCCGCCCGCAGGCGCTCAGCGCGAGCGAAGCGAGCGAGACCTGCACGACCTGCCACACGAAGACGACGCACGCCCTGTGGGCCGGCAGCCAGCACGATCAGCGCAACGTCGGCTGCCTGACCTGCCACAGCGTGCACGCGTCGAAGGGGCCGTCGCAGATCAAGGCCGCCAGCGAGCAGGAGCTGTGCGCGAGCTGCCATCGTAACGTCGTGAACAAGATGAACCGGGCGAGCCACATGCCGGTTCGCGAAGGCAAGCTGTCCTGCTCGTCGTGCCACAACCCGCACGGCACCGCCAACATGCGGCTGCTCAAGACGGGCACCACGGTCAACGAGAGCTGCACGAGCTGCCACGCCGAGAAGCGCGGGCCGACGCTGTGGGAGCACGCCCCGGTTGCGGACGGCTGTGTCAACTGCCACGATCCGCACGGGTCGAACAACGACCGGATGCTCTCGGCGAAGATGCCGTTCCTCTGCCAGCGCTGCCACGTGACCGCGCGGCATCCTCCCACGGTGTACGAAGGCTACCTGCTGAAGAACTCCACGAACGCCAACAAGATCTTCGGGCGGTCGTGCGTGTCCTGCCACCAGCTCGTCCACGGCTCGAACGCGCCGTCGGGCAAAGCGTTCCTGCGCTAG
- a CDS encoding MtrB/PioB family outer membrane beta-barrel protein, translated as MRNRLTTVTAALLLASANLVFAQQQAPTPADTTPATGPAAMPWTGTIDFGFRPDMSSGNIAQYERFRDLQDGAFTRVSIAREGDSYLFNAGARNIGYDDQEYFADYHGGRAKVAFFFDGTPLNYGYNNPSPWSISGNTLTLDTATRTAIQNRAPGYIGVPISAAQVAAGSTYQGLSRVFELTSKRETAGFMASLNATSDVSVDFAFQTAKKDGYQPWGAAFAFNNAAELPLPLDNRTNDFSAGVEWASQQGMLRLAWGASWFNNDIQTLVWDNPNRATDYNRGVAPFYDPSGYSNGNGPGRGQMSLAPSNNMNVISATGMYKLPYRSTFTGTFAYSTSKQDEELIPWTINSVINSPAVLANFHGLQSLERPTAEAEVRGINAQFSFNSRPNRYVGLNARYRYNDRDNRTPAFDATEYVRFDAVPEETGGEIEPYDITHNQFDATATFNLVRYTAFRVGYARDAMEHNHRGFETLTDNTLRVSVDTIGNQYVMVRGQYEFTTRRGDSFGLEFFEDSGTQPIARLYDDAERDRNRGTVLFVFTPVAKVDFTASFAAGKDEYNGDNHQLGLLNNDNTAFNVGVNVMPVDKVALGFNYGREEFSSTQMSRNTNPAPDAGWTDPSRNWALDNDETVNNVQLYLTLVKAIKNTDLSVTYDYMDSDNAFVHSGPRIDYYRSINQFEALPEVSNTWKRLTADLNYFFTKKVGVGIGYWYEKFDVNDWAAVDTYGPVNAVGAATGTPRVDYLGELTLGYGSRPYKGSTGFFRILYMF; from the coding sequence ATGCGCAACAGATTGACGACAGTGACTGCGGCGCTGTTGCTGGCCTCCGCGAACCTCGTGTTCGCGCAGCAGCAGGCGCCCACGCCGGCCGACACCACGCCGGCCACCGGTCCGGCGGCGATGCCCTGGACCGGGACGATTGACTTCGGGTTCCGCCCCGACATGAGCTCGGGCAACATCGCGCAGTACGAGCGGTTCCGCGATCTGCAGGACGGCGCGTTCACCCGCGTGAGCATCGCGCGTGAAGGCGACTCGTACCTGTTCAACGCCGGCGCCCGGAACATCGGGTACGACGACCAGGAGTACTTCGCCGACTACCACGGCGGCCGCGCGAAGGTGGCGTTCTTCTTCGACGGCACGCCGCTCAACTACGGCTACAACAACCCGTCCCCGTGGAGCATCTCGGGCAACACGCTGACGCTCGACACGGCCACCCGCACGGCCATCCAGAACCGGGCGCCGGGGTACATCGGCGTGCCGATCAGCGCCGCGCAGGTGGCGGCCGGATCCACCTACCAGGGGCTGTCCCGCGTCTTCGAGCTGACGTCGAAGCGTGAGACGGCCGGCTTCATGGCGAGCCTCAACGCGACGTCCGACGTCTCGGTGGACTTCGCCTTCCAGACGGCGAAGAAGGACGGCTACCAGCCGTGGGGCGCCGCGTTCGCATTCAACAACGCCGCGGAGCTTCCGCTGCCGCTCGACAACCGGACGAACGACTTCTCGGCGGGCGTCGAGTGGGCCAGCCAGCAGGGCATGCTGCGGCTGGCGTGGGGCGCGTCGTGGTTCAACAACGACATCCAGACGCTGGTCTGGGACAACCCGAACCGCGCGACCGATTACAACCGCGGCGTGGCGCCGTTCTACGATCCCAGCGGCTACAGCAACGGCAACGGCCCCGGCCGCGGCCAGATGTCGCTGGCGCCGAGCAACAACATGAACGTGATCAGCGCGACCGGGATGTACAAGCTCCCGTATCGCAGCACGTTCACCGGCACCTTCGCCTACAGCACGTCGAAGCAGGACGAGGAGCTGATTCCGTGGACGATTAACAGCGTGATCAACTCGCCGGCGGTCCTGGCGAACTTCCACGGGCTCCAGTCGCTCGAGCGCCCGACGGCGGAAGCGGAAGTGCGCGGCATCAACGCGCAGTTCTCGTTCAACTCGCGCCCGAACCGGTACGTCGGGCTCAACGCGCGGTACCGCTACAACGACCGCGACAACCGGACGCCGGCCTTCGACGCGACGGAGTACGTGCGCTTCGACGCGGTGCCGGAGGAGACCGGCGGCGAGATCGAGCCGTACGACATCACGCACAACCAGTTCGATGCGACGGCGACGTTCAACCTCGTGCGCTACACCGCGTTCCGCGTGGGCTACGCGCGTGACGCGATGGAGCACAACCACCGCGGCTTCGAAACGCTCACGGACAACACGCTCCGGGTGTCGGTCGACACGATCGGCAACCAGTACGTGATGGTGCGCGGCCAGTACGAGTTCACCACCCGCAGGGGGGACAGCTTCGGCCTCGAGTTCTTCGAGGACAGCGGCACGCAGCCGATCGCCCGCCTCTACGACGATGCGGAGCGCGATCGGAACCGCGGCACGGTGCTGTTCGTCTTCACGCCGGTGGCCAAGGTGGACTTCACCGCGTCGTTCGCCGCCGGCAAGGACGAGTACAACGGCGACAACCACCAGCTGGGGCTGCTGAACAACGACAACACCGCCTTCAACGTCGGCGTCAACGTGATGCCGGTGGACAAGGTGGCGCTCGGGTTCAACTACGGGCGGGAGGAGTTCTCCTCGACGCAGATGTCGCGGAACACCAACCCCGCGCCGGATGCCGGCTGGACCGACCCGAGCCGCAACTGGGCGCTCGACAACGACGAGACCGTCAACAACGTGCAGCTGTATCTCACGCTCGTGAAGGCGATCAAGAACACCGACCTGAGCGTGACCTATGACTACATGGACTCGGACAACGCGTTCGTCCACAGCGGGCCGCGCATTGACTACTACCGGTCTATCAACCAGTTCGAGGCGCTGCCCGAGGTCAGCAACACGTGGAAGCGCCTGACGGCCGACCTGAACTACTTCTTCACGAAGAAGGTCGGCGTCGGCATCGGCTACTGGTACGAGAAGTTCGACGTGAACGACTGGGCGGCGGTCGATACCTACGGCCCGGTCAACGCGGTCGGCGCCGCGACGGGCACGCCGCGCGTCGACTACTTGGGTGAACTGACGCTCGGGTACGGGAGCCGCCCGTACAAGGGCAGCACGGGGTTCTTCCGGATCCTGTACATGTTCTGA
- the recQ gene encoding DNA helicase RecQ: MTGLHDVLARYWGYSSFRPLQREAMEAILEGRDSVVVLPTGGGKSLCFQAPALVRPGLGVVISPLISLMKDQVDTLVGNGVPAACFNSSLTTEEKSSVIAGLRGGRYRLLYVSPERLVGEGSETFRAIVPDLVGFIAIDEAHCISQWGHDFRPEYRQLGRLREIWPDASLHAFTATATARVRRDIVTQLGLHDPVELVGGFDRPNLIYRVLPRATLKRQLLEILGRHKGEAGIVYCTSRREVDALAAWLADSGIRARPYHAGLPDGERHANQDAFINEEVDLIVATVAFGMGIDRSDVRFVVHAGAPQSLEHYQQESGRAGRDGLEAECVLIYSIADTIRWRTMLDRAGELTDARRRLLRDMERYASGVGCRHRHLVGYFGERYQRDGCDACDFCLGELEPAADAPIVARKVLSCVARVGQRFGAAHVANVLCGSESEQVSARRHHQLSTFGLLSDAPIAEVRGYIEQLVAAGLLRQTDEAMPVLVLTPDGVALLKDPAARPDLKLARQRRPSKDKPARRSRPEAESWQDVDRELFDRLRALRLEVARARGVPPYVIFHDTTLREMARLKPRTIDELYGVYGIGARKAEELGEMFLRAIRAWREPSGSRGQTR, from the coding sequence GTGACCGGCCTGCACGACGTCCTGGCGCGCTACTGGGGCTACTCGTCGTTCCGCCCGCTCCAGCGCGAAGCGATGGAGGCCATCCTCGAGGGACGCGACTCGGTCGTCGTGCTGCCAACCGGCGGCGGGAAGTCGCTGTGCTTCCAGGCGCCCGCGCTCGTCCGCCCGGGCCTGGGCGTCGTCATCTCGCCGCTCATCTCGTTGATGAAAGACCAGGTGGACACGCTCGTCGGGAACGGCGTGCCCGCAGCCTGCTTCAACAGCTCGCTCACGACGGAAGAGAAGTCGTCGGTCATCGCGGGGCTGCGCGGCGGCCGGTATCGACTGCTGTACGTCTCGCCCGAGCGGCTCGTTGGCGAGGGCAGCGAGACGTTCCGCGCGATCGTTCCGGACCTCGTCGGATTCATCGCCATCGACGAAGCGCACTGCATCAGCCAGTGGGGACACGACTTCAGGCCGGAGTACCGGCAGCTCGGGCGCCTGCGCGAGATCTGGCCGGACGCCAGCCTCCATGCGTTCACCGCGACGGCGACCGCGCGCGTGCGGCGCGACATCGTGACGCAGCTCGGGCTGCACGATCCGGTGGAGCTGGTGGGCGGCTTCGATCGGCCGAACCTGATCTATCGCGTGCTGCCGCGCGCCACGCTGAAACGACAGCTGCTCGAGATCCTCGGACGCCACAAGGGGGAGGCGGGGATCGTCTACTGCACCTCGCGGCGCGAGGTGGACGCGCTGGCCGCCTGGCTGGCCGACTCCGGCATTCGAGCGCGTCCGTATCACGCGGGACTGCCCGACGGGGAGCGCCACGCGAACCAGGACGCGTTCATCAACGAGGAGGTCGACCTCATCGTGGCGACCGTGGCGTTCGGGATGGGGATCGATCGCTCCGACGTGAGATTCGTGGTCCACGCGGGGGCGCCGCAGTCGCTGGAACACTACCAGCAGGAGTCCGGCCGCGCCGGCCGGGACGGCCTCGAGGCCGAGTGCGTGCTGATCTATTCGATCGCCGACACCATCCGCTGGCGCACCATGCTGGACCGCGCGGGAGAGCTGACGGATGCGCGCCGACGGCTGCTCCGCGACATGGAACGCTACGCGTCCGGGGTCGGCTGCCGCCACAGGCATCTCGTGGGCTATTTCGGCGAACGCTATCAGCGCGACGGATGCGATGCCTGCGACTTCTGCCTCGGCGAGCTGGAGCCGGCGGCCGACGCGCCGATCGTCGCCAGAAAGGTGTTGTCGTGCGTCGCGCGGGTGGGACAGCGTTTCGGCGCCGCGCATGTCGCCAACGTCCTGTGCGGAAGCGAAAGCGAGCAGGTCAGCGCGCGACGCCACCACCAGCTGAGCACGTTCGGCCTGCTGAGCGACGCGCCCATCGCGGAGGTGCGCGGCTACATCGAGCAGCTCGTCGCGGCGGGGCTGCTGCGGCAGACAGACGAGGCCATGCCGGTGCTCGTGCTGACGCCCGATGGCGTCGCGCTCTTGAAGGATCCCGCTGCCCGGCCGGACCTGAAGCTCGCGCGGCAGCGCCGCCCGTCGAAGGACAAGCCGGCGCGGCGTTCACGCCCCGAGGCGGAGTCGTGGCAGGACGTGGACCGCGAGCTGTTCGACCGCCTGCGCGCCCTGCGGCTCGAGGTCGCGCGCGCCCGCGGCGTGCCCCCCTACGTCATCTTCCACGACACGACGCTGCGCGAGATGGCGCGGTTGAAGCCGCGCACGATCGACGAGCTGTACGGCGTGTACGGCATCGGCGCGCGCAAGGCGGAGGAGCTCGGAGAGATGTTCCTGCGCGCGATCCGGGCGTGGCGCGAGCCTTCAGGCTCGCGCGGGCAGACCCGATAG